The following proteins come from a genomic window of Alnus glutinosa chromosome 10, dhAlnGlut1.1, whole genome shotgun sequence:
- the LOC133879234 gene encoding putative disease resistance RPP13-like protein 1: MASGDFVDFFRGRKLNEGLLRKLKIALLSVNALLEDAEEKQLTKPAVKAWLDELKDAVYDAEYVLDEIATEALQRKLDVEFQTTACKVRNSITTFFSHFVKVMEPKIKELLDKLEDLASQKDGR; encoded by the exons ATGGCATCTGGCGACTTCGTTGACTTCTTTCGAGGACGGAAACTCAACGAGGGACTCTTGCGCAAGTTGAAGATCGCATTGCTGTCCGTAAATGCACTGCTTGAAGATGCGGAGGAAAAACAACTTACAAAGCCTGCTGTGAAAGCGTGGCTTGATGAGTTAAAAGATGCAGTCTATGATGCAGAATACGTATTGGACGAGATAGCCACTGAAGCCTTGCAGCGTAAGTTGGACGTTGAATTTCAAACCACTGCATGTAAGGTACGAAACTCCATCACTACTTTTTTCAGTCATTTTGTCAAGGTGATGGAGCCAAAGATTAAAGAGCTACTTGACAAACTAGAAGATCTAGCAAGTCAAAAGGAT GGACgatga
- the LOC133880491 gene encoding putative disease resistance RPP13-like protein 1 has translation MGGIGKTTLAQLVYKDERVKKHFDLKAWICVSDEFDVFRVTKTVLEAVTSSTCDMKGLNLLQVTLQEKLMGKKFLLVLDDVWNENYADWEVLCSPFKFGAQGSMVIVTTRNEGVASIMRTTPTDHYLKTLLEEDCWSLFAKHAFYDYNSNACPKLEVIGRQIVKKCKGLPLAAKTIGGLLRFKLNVNEWEKILKSELWDSPINKTNILPALRLSYNYLPSHLKQCFAYCSMFPKDYALKKDQVVLLWMA, from the coding sequence ATGGGAGGAATTGGCAAGACCACCCTTGCTCAGCTTGTATACAAGGACGAGAGGGTTAAGAAGCATTTTGACCTTAAGGCATGGATATGCGTTTCGGATGAGTTTGACGTGTTCAGGGTAACAAAAACAGTTCTAGAGGCAGTGACTTCGTCAACTTGTGATATGAAAGGTCTAAACCTGCTTCAAGTTACACTACAAGAGAAATTGATGGGGAAGAAATTCCTACTTGTTTTAGATGATGTATGGAACGAGAATTATGCTGATTGGGAGGTCTTATGTAGTCCATTTAAATTTGGAGCACAAGGAAGTATGGTCATTGTAACAACACGCAATGAAGGCGTTGCATCAATCATGCGCACAACTCCAACTGATCATTATCTAAAGACGTTACTGGAAGAAGATTGTTGGTCACTATTTGCAAAACATGCATTCTACGATTATAACTCTAATGCATGTCCAAAGCTAGAAGTAATAGGTAGACAAATTGTAAAAAAGTGTAAAGGTCTACCTCTAGCGGCTAAGACGATTGGGGGCCTCTTACGATTTAAACTGAATGTTAATGAGTGGGAGAAGATATTGAAGAGCGAATTATGGGATTCGCCAATAAACAAGACAAACATTCTTCCAGCTTTAAGATTAAGTTATAATTATCTTCCCTCACATTTAAAGCAATGTTTTGCTTATTGTTCAATGTTTCCTAAGGATTATGCTTTAAAAAAAGATCAAGTGGTCTTACTATGGATGGCATAA